In Artemia franciscana chromosome 4, ASM3288406v1, whole genome shotgun sequence, a single window of DNA contains:
- the LOC136025647 gene encoding uncharacterized protein LOC136025647: protein MTRHPHLAVRAPEATSIGCATAFNRVTVGKFFEKLGEVYRRHRFTAQNIWNVDETGLSTVHKPGKIVAAKGQRQVGKVTAAERGQNVTMCVCVSAMGNSVPPMLIFPRKKCPEILLKGAPPGTIANGSETASGRMCNELFLVWMNHFISQARTSKVNPVLLILDNHISRYSSELLELPKENGVVMLTVPPHITHKLQPLDR, encoded by the coding sequence ATGACACGACACCCGCACCTAGCTGTCAGAGCGCCTGAAGCAACAAGTATTGGTTGTGCAACTGCTTTCAATCGTGTGACAGTTGGAAAATTTTTTGAGAAACTTGGTGAAGTGTACAGGCGCCACAGATTTACTGCCCAAAATATTTGGAATGTCGATGAAACTGGACTATCAACTGTCCACAAGCCGGGAAAAATTGTTGCAGCAAAAGGACAGAGACAGGTTGGCAAGGTTACTGCTGCAGAAAGAGGACAGAATGTtactatgtgtgtttgtgtcagTGCCATGGGTAATAGCGTCCCTCCAATGCTCATTTTCCCTCGCAAGAAATGCCCTGAAATTCTGCTGAAAGGAGCACCACCAGGTACCATTGCTAACGGTTCAGAAACGGCATCGGGTCGGATGTGCAATGAACTCTTTCTTGTTTGGATGAACCATTTCATCAGTCAGGCAAGAACAAGCAAAGTTAATCCTGTGCTTCTAATTCTTGACAATCACATTAGTCGTTACAGTAGTGAATTGCTTGAGTTACCGAAAGAGAATGGAGTTGTCATGCTGACAGTGCCTCCACACATAACGCATAAGTTACAACCACTTGACAGATAG
- the LOC136026322 gene encoding macrophage mannose receptor 1-like has translation MWPVFLCLVFALSSSAWSDPDNQISGKGEYCLDGWSLVCSAENDCSCFQYVDGYVRLEVAEQICNGFGGDLVSIHSEDKNKFIYVFPDEFRRGAWIGLKRKNSTFMWVDGSSLDYASWNYDAPTNGANSSDCVHYLGSEDEGYKVPFKWRDSPCTDLRPILCEKPLSTPTTTVPPTTTVEPDPCPTNYTEKCFQNNLCYCYSVKSSMYWGDGVAICRSESADMVSIHSSEENSFIREITPNGAWIGCLYSSRYWVDGTYRTYENWEYSYYHSSYDVAYIQSNGYWHATSSISTSFSVICKVPAYSKA, from the exons atgtgGCCAGTATTTCTCTGTCTGGTTTTTGCTTTGAGTAGTTCAGCTTGGTCAG ACCCTGACAATCAAATTTCTGGAAAAGGAGAGTACTGTCTTGACGGATGGAGTCTAGTTTGCAGTGCTGAAAACGACTGCAGCTGCTTTCAGTACGTTGACGGTTACGTTCGTCTTGAAGTTGCTGAGCAAATATGCAACGGTTTTGGAGGAGATCTGGTGTCAATCCATTCAGAagacaaaaacaagtttatttatgTGTTTCCCGATGAGTTTAGGCGTGGTGCCTGGATAgggctgaaaagaaaaaatagtacATTTATGTGGGTAGACGGAAGCAGTTTAGATTATGCAAGCTGGAATTATGATGCACCAACAAATGGAGCTAACTCTAGTGACTGCGTTCATTACTTGGGTAGTGAAGATGAAGGCTACAAAGTACCATTTAAATGGCGTGATAGTCCCTGTACTGATCTACGCCCAATCCTATGTGAGAAGCCACTTTCAACTCCAACAACAACAGTGccaccaacaacaacagtagAGCCGGATCCTTGCCCTACTAACTATACAGAAAAATGCTTCCAAAACAATCTCTGTTATTGCTACTCAGTCAAATCGAGCATGTATTGGGGAGATGGTGTTGCCATTTGTAGAAGCGAAAGTGCTGATATGGTTTCTATTCATTCCAGCGAAGAAAATAGTTTTATACGCGAAATAACGCCAAACGGAGCATGGATCGGTTGCTTGTATAGTTCAAGATACTGGGTAGATGGCACCTATAGAACTTACGAAAACTGGGAATATTCTTATTATCACTCGAGTTATGACGTTGCATATATTCAAAGCAACGGATATTGGCATGCTACTAGTAGTATCAGTACAAGTTTTAGCGTCATATGCAAGGTACCCGCATATAGCAAAGCttaa